Genomic DNA from Nitratidesulfovibrio vulgaris str. Hildenborough:
CTGCCTTCCGGCGTCGTCCACACGCTCCTGCCCCGCTGGGCGGGCAACGATGCCCTGCCGCAAGGCTTCATCCTTCCCGAACCACTCGGCCCGGTACCGGCATCGGCAATCCATGCGGACTCGGCCTGCCCATGCCCTCGGGCACCATCCGACCGGGACGAAGGGCCTGACCGCGGAGAAGCCGACACGGACACCGTAACCGAGGGACGCGACGCATGACCCCCCCGGTCGTCTGCTTCTGCAACACCAACCCCGGCTGGGGCGGCGGCGAGAAATGGCACCTTGAGGCGGCCATCGCCCTTGCCCATCGTGGACGGCGTGTGCTGCTCATGGCCCACCCGGCAGGACGCCTCCATGCCGAGGCGTCACGACTGGCAGCCACCCTCCCCGCCCATCTGCCCGGACTGCGCGTCCTTCCGTTGCAGGTCGGCAGGCTCACGTTCCTCAATCCGGGCGCCATCGTCCGTATCGCGCATGTCCTGCACAGGGAGAAGGTCGACAGCCTCGTGCTGGGCCTGACCTCCGACCTCAAGGCCGTGGGCCCTGCCGCGCGCCTCGCCGGAGTGCGTCAGGTGTTCTATCGCCGGGGCAGCGCGCTGCCCATACGCAACACGGCCCTCAACCGTCTGCTCTATGGGCGCGTCATCAATGGACTCATCGTCAACTCGCAAGAGACCCGCCGGCTGGCGCTGGTGAACAATGCGGGACTCATCCCCGAAGAGCGCATCCACCTGCTTCACAACGGCATCGACGCCACGGGGTTCGACGCCGCGCTCAAGAAGGCCAGCCCCGCCTACAGGGCCGGCGGACATACGCTGGTCATCGGCAATGCGGGGCGCCTCAACAGGCAGAAGGGGCAGCACCACCTGCTGCACATGGCGCGTCTTCTGGCTGACGAGGGGCTGGACTTCAGGCTTGTCATCGCGGGAGAGGGCGAACGGAGACAGGAGCTTGAGACGCTGGCGCGAACGCTCGGCGTTTCGGGGCATGTGGTCTTTGCGGGGTTTCTCGCCGACCTTGCGCCTTTCTGGAAGAGTCTGGACGTCTTCGTGCTCAGTTCGCACTGGGAGGGCTTCGGCTATGTGCTTGCGGAGGCCATGCTGGCAGAAGTGCCCGTGGTGTCCTTCGACGTGAGCAACATCCCCGAACTCGTGCAGGATGGCACCAACGGCCTGCTGGTGCCCGGCCCGGACGCGGCACCGGAAGGCGACGCCGCCCCCGCAGCGGGGCTTGCCCGCGCCGTCATGACCATGGCTGCGTCGCAGGGCCTGCGTTGTCGCATGGGAGCGGCGGGCAGGGCGCACGCCCTCGCCAAATATGCGCAAGAGTCCTGCATGGACGCACTGGAGAGCATCCTCGGTAGCGCACCCCGGTAGGCTGCAGGGGCCTCCGGCCTGCGCCGTATCGCGAGATGCCGTCTCGTATGGTGTCGAGTGACGCCGGGGCAACGCGCCGGATGAGCATGCCAGCACAGCAGGTCGAGACAGGACGCCGGAGCAACGCATGGCGCAGGCTCGCCGGAACGCGCAACGGCCCACGTCGACAACACCGGGTCTATCGCAGGAAGGGTGTGCGCCCCATTGCCAGAGGGAAGGCCGCCTGCACGACGGCGTACGCCCTGCCCGTTATACGGCGTCGCCCGGAAAGACCACCCGCCCCGACTTAGACAGGTCGTAACCGTCGAGGTCGTCGGTGAGTGACCGGAAGCGCGGGTCGCCCAGCATGGCGATGAAAAGCTGCACCCGCTTGTCGAAATAGCCTGCCCGCGGCACCAGCAGGTCGTAGCGTTCGCGCTGCAACGGCACGAAGCCCAGCCCCAGGAGTCCCGCCACCGCACGGATGCAGGGGGCCACATCGGCCCGCCCCGCCACAATCTCCATCCCCACGTCGATGTGTCCGGCGAACTCGCGCCCGTAGCCCGGAACACGTGCCGGGTCGACGCCATGCCGCGTGAGTTCGGCATCGAACAGGAGGCGCGTACCCGTGCCATGCGGACGGTTCGCCACACGCAGCCCCCGGGCCGCGATGTCTCCCGCATCGGCGATACCGTGCGGGTTGCCGGGTGCGGTGAGATAGCCCTGCTCACGGATGCAGAAGTTGACCACCGCCGGGGGTTCATCCAGCACGCGCTGGGCCGTATCGAAGTTGTATTCGTGCCCCTCGGCCTGCATCAGGTGGCTGGTGGCCATGTGGCACAGCCCGTCGCGCAGGGCGTGCAGTCCGCCTAGGCTGCCGAGATTGACGAAGGCGGCGAGACGCCCCGGATGCAGCTGGGCGAAAAGGCGCAACGCCCTGTCCAGCAGGATGTCATTGCTGCCCGCAAGCACCAGTGCCTGCCCGGTCTCGCCGTCTCCGGGCTGCCCCGGATGGTTCAACGTGTTGCGCTCAAGCCATGCGTCCACAAGGTGCAGGGGGAAAAGCCACTTTCCCGTGACCTTGGTGCCGGGGAGTCCCTTCTCGGTGACGAGGGCGTAGACCATCTTCTCGTTTATGCCGAGGTAGGCCGCGACTTCACGGGTGGAGAGCAACTGTTTCATGGCGTCATCCTTGGGGTTCTCGGTTGGAAAAGCGCTCCGGGCCGGGTGCGCCCCTGAGGCAGTACTGTAGACAACAGCCCTTCCGCTGGCAACGGCGTCTCGCACGTATTGCAAGCCGCACGATATTGGTATAGATGATACGACCCACGTCCGCGTCCGGCATTTGAGCCGCACGATGTGACGTACCATCTTCGGGGGTCGTCCCCCTTCGTGCCGGTACGCCGGCCATCCCCTCCATCCGCCGGGAATCGCATATGTTCGCCAAGATAGCACTCGTGGGCCGACCCAATGTCGGCAAGTCTACCCTCTTCAACCGCCTGATACGCAGCAACCGCGCCATCACGCACGACATGCCGGGCGTCACCCGCGACCGCATGGAAGGCATCGTGCGTGGTCGCAACAAGCGTCCCTTCGGCATCATCGACACCGGGGGCATCACCCTCGACGGACATGCCGCCGTGGCCGAAGGCCCTGCGGGCATCCGCGGGTTCGAGGCCGAAATCCTGCGGCAGGCCGAAGAGGCCATTGCCGAGTGCGTCGCCGTCTGCCTCGTGGTGGACGGACGCGAAGGGCTGTTGCCCTTCGACGAACACCTTGCCTCGTACCTGCGCCGCACGGGCAAGCCCGTGCTGGTGGTCGTCAACAAGGTGGACGGCATCGAAAAGGAAGACGTGCTCACCGCGGAATTCCATATTCTGGGCTTCCCGGTACTGGCAGTTTCAGCCGAACATGGTCACAACCTGCGCTGGCTTGAATCGGAGATGCGCGACCTTCTGCCCGAAGAAGACGAGGACGGCATCGATGACGACGCCGCGGACGCAACCGCCGTCGCCATTGCCGACGCCGACGCCGAAACCGAAGACGGTGCCTCAGCCTCCGAGACCGAGGAAGACATCACTGAAGAGACCGTGGAAGACGAACCGGAAGCCCCCCTGCGCCTGTGCATGCTGGGACGCCCCAACGCCGGAAAGTCCTCTCTGGTCAATGCCCTCACCGGCACCAATCGTATGATCGTCAGCGATGTGGCGGGCACGACCCGCGACAGCGTGGACGTCGCCTTCGAGAAGGACGGCCTCTCATACACCTTCGTGGACACGGCAGGCGTCCGCCGCCGCTCGCGCATCACCGACACGGTGGAGCGCTACAGCGTCAACTCCTCGCTGAAGAGCACCACCAAGGCGCACGTCACCCTGCTGGTGCTTGATGCCGTCGAAGGCATCACCTCGCAGGACAAACGCCTCATCGAACTGCTCGACGAACGCAAGACCCCGTTCATGGTGCTGGTCAACAAGATGGACCTCGTGCCCGCCAAGGCACGCGAAGACGGCAAGCGCAATTTCCGTGACCTGCTCAACTTCTGCCAGCATGTGCCTCTGCTCTTCGTCTCCGCCAAGACCGGGTATGAACTGCGCTCCATCGTGCCGCTTGCCGCGCGCATCCGGCGCGAATGCAGCGTCCGCATCCCCACCGGGCAGCTCAACCGCGCCATGGAAGAGGTCATCACCCGCCACCAGCCCCCTGTGGTGCGCCGCGTACGGCCCAAGTTCTACTACATGACACAGGCCGAAAGCCAGCCGCCGACCTTCGTGCTGTTCGTCAACGACGCGGACAGGATTCAGGCGCCCTACGCCAAATACATAGAGAAGTCGCTGCGCCGCCTGTTCGGCATCGAGCACGCCCCCATGCGCGTCCACTTCCGTTCATCGCACAAGAAGAACAGCGAGAAATAGAAGCCTCCCCATCGCACTGAAAGGCGGCGGTACGGTTCATTCCGTGCCGCCGCCTTTGCGTTGCGAAGAAAGATGGGCTGGCGGTCACATGCCAAGGTCGCTTTCACGCCCCGCCACCGCGGGCAGGAAACCAGCCTTGCGCAGCGTGGGCCCGCTACCGAAACGCACCAGCACCATGCCCGCGAACTTCTGCCCCCGGTAGACTTCGACACGGTACAGCGTGCCCGCCTTGTCCACCGAGTAGCGTGCCATGAAGTCGCGCTTGCCAAGCGGAATGCCGCTTTCATCGGTACGATGCGCCGTGGCACCGATGGCGTTGATGCGATACCCCTTCACAGGCTGCACCACGAAACGCTCGCGCACCGACACCACTTCGCCGAAGCCAACGCGCACGGGCTTGCCGTCCACCATGAGCGTCATGCCCGACAGGGCGTCGTCAGTGTCGCGCCAGTCAGGACGCAATCTCGTGAGGGTGCGGTTGCCATAGAAGACGTCATATCCGCCCTTGGCGGACACGAGGGCGAGAATGGGCTTGCTGGCAGCGAACGTGCCTGCCACATCACGCGGAAGGGGGAAGCTGCCCAGCGAAGGGCGCACGTCGTCCAGCGGCAGCACGATGCGGTTGTGCGCAAAGCCCACGGTCACGTCGCTTTCAAGGGCCGCCTGCACACCGCGGGGTGAAAGGTCGAAGTCGCGTTCGAAGCGGACCCCCGCCTGCTTCAGGAACGCCTCCACCGCACGAAGATGGTAGTAGGCGCGATATTCGGTGGTGAAGTCCTTGCTGGCTTCGATGCCGAAGGCGGGCTTGCCGTTGCGGTAGGCGAACCATGTGAGGGTACGGTCCATCTCATGGTCGCCCTCGTCGGTGCGGGTGTTCTTGAGGTGATAGCGGTGCTTGGGCACAAGCACGCCTTCGTTCACATCGCGTACGGCACGTTCACCCATGCCGGTGAGGTCGCCGAGGGGTGCCCCTTCGAGGCGCGCCTTGTCGATGATGACACTCTGTCCCCACCGCGAGGGATTGCACTGGGCGTCCTCATGGTCGGGGCGATAGAAGCCGCTGCCGTCATGCAGGTTCAGCACGAGAGAGACGTCAGGCGCGGTGATGATGCGCTGGATGCGCTGCACCAGCGGGTATTCGGGGTCGTCGGCGGGCAGGGTCGCGAACTTGCGGTTGAGGTCGCCATGCACCCCGCGCGACCGTTTGATGATGCTGGGGAAATTGAGATTGGGCACCACCCACACTCTGCCCGACGTGAACCGGTAGTGGGTGACCAGTAGCGTGGCGGCCGAGAATCCCCCCGGTTCGTCACCCTGTATGCCTCCCACCACAAGCACCACGGGCCCACCCGTCCCGAGACGGTGCAGGGTGAAATCGAGGTTGGTGCCTTCCGGGGCAGCGAGGGCGGGGCTGCACGCCCATAGGGATGCGAAGACCAGCAGGCCCGACAATAGCGCGGATATCCATCTCATGCGATGACCTTGACGTGCCAAGGTTCGAAGCGAACCCCGAGAAAGTTGTCACGCGGGTAGCGCAGCGTGATGTAGCCGCGCTCTTCAAGCTTGCGGAAGACCTCGGTTCCGGTGAAGTCGGACGTGAAGTTGCGGATGCCGTATCCGCGCTGTCCCACGTCGAAGTCTCCCACGCCGTGGAATGAATAGCCGGGAGGCGCCAGCGAACGTGACGCCAGCGAGAGGTTGCCGCCATTGGCCTCGGCCTTGGCGAGAAAGAGGTGCAACTGCTTGACGATACCCCGCACCCCGCTGGTCAGCACCACCTGCTCACCCATGATGCGCTGAATGGTCAGCCATGTCTCGTGCGCGTCACCGCGATAGAGATAGTTGCCCATGCCGGGCACCTTCACCACCTCACGCTGCGGGATGACGGAGGTGAGCGTGGAAAGGGGCTTCTTGCCGAGAAAGCCGTAGTTCTTGGCATCGGCGTGGAACACGTCGTCGATGAACTCGAGTTCGGCGCGCGAGAATGCTCCCACGGCGGGACGCCGCGCCTGCCGCATGGCCTCGTCGAGGCTCAGCAGATAGAAGAAGCCGTGTCCCACGGTGCGTTGCAGCCTGTCCAGCCTGTCGACCAGCCCCCCCATGAGGGCGTAGCGTTCAGGGGTGAGCACGATGTCGGAAGGATGCACCTCGTCGAAGTTGCGCATCTTGTAGAGATAGTCGCGCACTGACTCGGAGGTTTCGGCTGGCAGGGGCTGAGGCGGCTGGCTGACGGCCCTGGCCGGGGCGAGGTCGGGTTCTACGGTCTGGGCGCGCGCCCGGGATGCGGCCTTGGCGGGGCGTTGCGCGCCGCGTTGCGGCGCGGAGACGCGCCCCTGCGTCTTGCGGGCGGGGGCCGCAGGTGCAGCCTTGCCCTTGGGGGCGGGCTTGGCAGGGGCAGGACGTGAAGGTTGAACGCCGCCGGAGGCTGCGACAGCCCCCCCGGCCAGCAACAGCTGGAGGGTTCCACAAAGGGCGGCTGCGAGGAACGTGCGTCGATTCACACGATGCTCCGGGTTGTTGGCTTGAAGCTCACCCGAATCCGTATAGCAAATGTCTAGAGAATGCAAATACAAGGTGGGGTTTTCCACCATATCCACCATGATACCGCGGTCGGGCCTCATAGGGAAAGCCCCACCGCCTTTTCGCGACATCCGCATTGCGACTGAAGGCACTCGCCGGTGACCGCGCGGCATCCGCACGGGACGGGGCCATGCAGTCCCTCTGTCCCGGCCTTGACCTTGCGCAGGGCTTTCCTTTAGCGTTGCTCGTTACGGCAGTGTCCCGTGTGCCGCCCCGCGGCACATGTTCCCCTTCACGGGCCCGCCTCCGCCACCGCAGGCGCCCGCTTGCGGCGTCAGGAGCCATGGCAAAGGGCCGCAGGGTATGCAAGGAGTTATGAGCATGGTCCAGAAATCGGAAACCATCTGGTTCGACGGCAAGCAGGTTCCGTGGGATGAGGCCAACGTGCATGTGCTCACCCACGCCCTGCACTACGGCGTGGGTGTCTTCGAAGGCATTCGCGCCTACCGTTGCGCCGATGGTTCTTCGGCCGTCTTCCGTCTGCGCGAACACGTGCAGCGCCTGTTCTCGTCGGCCAAGATCCTGCGCATGGAGATTCCCTTCACCGAAGACGCCATCTTCGACGCCATCGTGGAGACGCTGCAACGCAACAGGCTCGCCGAAGGCTACATCCGTCCCCTTTCGTTCGTCGGCGCAGGGGCCATGGGCGTCTACCCCGGCGACAACCCCGTTCAGACCATCATCGCCGTATGGCCTTGGGGTGCGTACCTCGGTGCCGAGGCCCTCGAAAAGGGCATCCGCGTCAAGACCAGTTCGTTCGCCCGCCACCACGTCAATGCCATGATGACCAAGGCCAAGGCCTCGGGCAACTATGTCAACTCGGTGCTGGCCAAGATGGAGGCCAAGGCGGACGGCTACGACGAGGCCCTGATGCTGGACGTGAGCGGCTTCGTCTCCGAAGCCACGGGCGAGAACATCTTCATGGTCCGCAACGGCGTCATCAAGACCACGCCGCTGACCTCCATCCTCGACGGCATCACCCGCAACAGCCTCATGACGCTGGCACGCGACCTCGGCTACGAAGTGGTCGAACAGCAGTTCACCCGCGACGAACTCTATGTCGCCGACGAAGCGTTCTTCTGCGGTACCGCCGCCGAGGTGACGCCCATCCGCGAAGTCGACCGCCGCGTCATCGGCAAGGGAAGTGCCGGGCCTGTCACCAAGCATCTCCAGCAGGAATATTTCAAGGCCGTCAAGGGCGACAACCCCAGCTACGACCACTGGCTGCACCGCTACGCGCTGTAGCACTTTCGCAGTATAGACAGACGACACAGAGACGCGTCCACACCCCGGCATCTGCCCGGCTACGACGCGCGGCACGTCCATAACGAAGACACCATTTGACGCGAGAGGGGCGGGGCCGCACGGTCACGCCCCTTCCGAAAGAAGCATCGACGGCATGAGCCACGCCTCGCTGACAGCCAGATACCGCCCGCAGACCTTCGCCGAGGTCGCGGGGCAGGAGACGGTAAAGGCCATCCTCTCGCGCGCAGCACAGGAGAACCGGGTCGCTCCCGCCTACCTGTTCAGCGGCACGCGCGGGGTGGGCAAGACCACCATCGCCCGCATCTTCGCCAAGGCCCTCAACTGTACCACCGCCCCCACCGGCGAACCCTGCAACACCTGTGAGCAATGCCGCAAGGTCACGCAGGGGATGCACGTGGACGTGGTGGAGATAGACGGGGCCTCGAACCGAGGCATCGACGACGCCAAACGCCTCAAGGAGGCCATCGGCTACGCCCCGATGGAAGGCCGCTACAAGGTCTTCATCATCGACGAGGCGCACATGCTCACGCGCGAAGCCTTCAACGCCCTGCTGAAGACGCTGGAGGAACCCCCGGCCCGCGTGACCTTCGTGCTGGCGACCACCGAACCGCACAAGTTTCCGGTCACCATCGTCAGCCGCTGCCAGCACTTCACCTTCACCCGCCTTTCCGAAGCCGGGCTTGAAGCGCACCTCACCAAGGTGCTCGGTCGCGAGGGCGTCGACTACGACCCGGCTGCCGTGCGTCTCATCGCACGACGGGCGGCAGGCAGCGTGCGCGACTCCATGTCGTTGCTCGGGCAGGTGCTCGCACTGGGCGAAAGCCGCCTCACCATCGACGGTGCGCGTGGCGTGCTGGGGCTGGCGGGGCAGGAACTGTTCCTGCGGCTCATGGAGGCACTGGCTGCACAAGACTGCCTTGGCGTGGCGAACGTCGTCCGTGAGCTGCTCGACAGAGGCGTGGACATGGGCTTCTTCCTGCGCGAACTCGTGGCCACATGGCGCAACCTCTTCATGTTGCGGCAGGCGGGCGAAGCGGCCCTCGCATCCCTCGACCTGCCAGAGGACGAAGCCCGGCAATGGCTCGGATGGGCCAAACGGTTCGAACCCGCGCACATCCATGCCTGCTGGCAGATGACCCTCGAAGGACAGCGTCGGGTGCTGACCAGCCTCGAACCGGCCATGGCGCTTGAGCTGCTGCTGCTCAATCTCGCCATGCTGCCCCGCCTCATGCCCGTGGAGAGTCTGCGTCCTTCGGGTGGAGGCGCATCCGCCCCTTCGGGTTCCGCTGCCGAAGGCCCAGCCTCGGGTGGTGCTGCAACCATCCCCACACCGGGCACACAGGGGATGCAAGGCACAGCCCCCGCTGCCGGGATGACACCTTCGCCAGCAGCACCCGCCACACCGGCGCCCTCCGCAGCGCCTTCACCACGAGTGCCGTGGGACGATGCAGCCCCCGCGCCACGCCAGACGGGCATCCCGCCACGGCCCGCACCGCGGATGCCGGAAGCCTCGCCTACTGCGGGCAGCCCGGCGGCACCAGCACAGGGTGACGACTCCGACACGGCAGAGCACACGCCGTCCGGCCCGAGGACATGGGACGGATTCCTCGAGTTCTGCCAAGGGCGGAACGGGCAGGGCGGCAGACTCGCAACCGTCCTGCGGCAGACCACCCCCGAACACGATGACGGCATCCTGCGTCTTGCCACCATGTCGTCAGTCCAGTATGAGCGCCTTACGGACGCAGCGACACGGACGACGCTCGCCGGACTGGTGCGCGACTATTTCGGGGATGCGTGCCGCGTAGAGGTGAACCCGCCCACGCGAGTGCGCCGCACTGAAGCCGAACTGCGTAAAGAGGCGGAGGCCCACCCCGCCGTACAACTACTCAAGGAAGAGATGGGCGCGTGCATCCTCAAGTGTACACCGCTTGCAGACCTGCGCCGCCCTGAAGACACCACCGAGCAAGGAGACAACAAGCCATGAGAGGCATGAACGACCTTCTTCGTCAGGCCAACCTGATGCAGTCCAAACTCGCCAAACTCCAGTCGGAGATGGCGGACAAGTCCTTCGAAGCATCCAGCGGCGGCGGCATGGTCAAGGTTTCCGTGACGGGCCGTCAGGAACTGAAATCCATCACCATCGACCCCAAGGCCCTCGAAGGCGGCGATGTGGAGATGCTGCAAGACCTCATCCTCACCGCGGTCAACGAAGGCGTCCGCGTCTCGCGTGCCACCATGGAACGTGAGATGAACGCCCTCACCGGCGGCCTGCGCCTCCCCGGCATCATCTAGCGGAGTCACTGTGCAGCGTCTTCCAGAACCCTTGAAGGCCCTCGTGGACCAGCTGGCGAAACTGCCGGGACTGGGCCCCAAGTCGGCCCTGCGCCTTGCCATGACGCTGCTCAAATGGCCCGCCAGCGAGACGCGACGTCTCGGGCGGGGCATCCACGACCTGCGCGACAACCTGCACCTGTGCAGGCGTTGCGGTGCGCTCACCGACTGCGACCCCTGCGCCCTGTGCACCGATGCCACCCGCACACAGGACATGCTGTGTCTCGTCTCCGAATGGGACAGCATGCTCACGCTGGAAGAGGGCGGCTTCTACAGGGGGCAGTACCTCATTCTCGGCGGCCTGCTGGCACCGCTGGACAATGTGAACGCCGACTCGCTGGAACTGGAAAGGCTCACCCGTCGCCTCGCTGAAGGGCAGGTGCGCGAGGTGGTGCTGGCGCTGGGAACCACCGTGGAGGCCGAGAACACCGCCACCTTCATCCGGGCAATGGTCGAACGCCAGTACCCCGGCGTCCGTGTGACCAGACTCGCGCAGGGCATCCCCCTCGGGGCCGAGGTCAAGTTCATGGACCGTGAGACCCTGCGCCAGTCCATGCAGTACCGGCAGGAACTGTGACCGGACCTGCCCGGCAAGGGACACAGGCGACACGCCGCGGCGGCCAACGATACCCGCAGGACACGACCAGCGGGCACGACCAGCGGGCACGACCGGCCGCGAATGCTGCCACGGAATGCCGTTCATGAAGGCTGCCTGCGGAAATGACCCGGCAACCTGACCGTCGACAAGGCGAATGCCGGGGACTGCCGGGCGACTGCCAGACAGCGGGCGGCCAGCGGGCGGACTGAAATCGGAACGACGGGCGGCGGCGGGGAGACCCGCCGCCGCTTTTCGGTGCCGCCCCGGCGAGTGCGCATCGCATAGCGATGCAACCGCCTGCGGCGCCCCATAGCCCGCATTGCCGAAACCGCAGCCTCACGCCCTCTCGCCTCAAACGGCAAAGTAGGCTAACGTCGCGTCATGCGAACGCGCATCTTCATCCCTCCGCTGCCCCGCATGTCCGGCGGCCTTGCCGTACTCTACCGCATGGCCTCACACCTGCATCAGGCCGGACACGACGTGGCCCTCGTCCCGCGCGACACGGCACCGTGCCTCGACGAAGCGGCGCGTGAACTCCCGGTTGTATCGTGGGAGTCCATCGACCTGTCCGGCGACGACCTCTGGCTGGTCCCGGAGGGCTGGGTCAACGCCCTCGCCCCCGGACTGAAGGCCGGTGCGCGTAACGTGGTCTACGTGCAGAATTGGGCGTACCTGCTTTCCGCGCTTCCGTCAGGCGTGCAGTGGCCGCAGCTTGACGTGTCGTTCATGGCGGTCTCCGACCCCGTGGCATGGTTCACACGAGAGACCACCGGGCACGAGGCGGTCGTCTTGCGTCCGGGCATCGACACGGCCCTGTTCCATCCGGCACGCCCCGACGATACCGATGTCTGCCCGCCCCGTGACCGGATTCGCGTGTGCTGGATGCCCCGCAAGAACAAGGCGCTGGCCATCCAGATACGTGCCATCCTCGAAGCGCGCCTCTCCCTTGCCCCGCCCTGCGGGAGTGCGGGCCCTCTCCCCGTGGAGTGGGTCGAAATCCACGGGCTGCGGCAACCCGAGGTGGCAGCGGCACTGCGTTCGGCGCACATCTTCCTTGCCACCGGCTTTCCCGAAGGTTGCCCGCTTCCCCCGCTCGAGGCCATGGCTTCAGGAGCGCTTGTCGTCGGCTTCGCGGGCATGGGTGGATGGGACTACATGCGGCAGGCCATGCCGGGCGGCTATCTGCCGTGGTATCTCCTGCGCGAGGTGCCTTGGGGTGGCAACGGGCTGTTCGCCGCCGACGCCGACGTGACCGGCGCCGCCTTCGCCCTCGAACATGCGATACGCATGATAGCCGCCGCCGACCCGCGGGTGGATGCGCTGCGCAAGGCTGGACTGCACACCGCCGCGGCCTACGACCTCGCCGCCCAGCGTGATGCGCTGCTGACGCTGTGGGCACGCGCCGCCGAAGGCGACCTGTTCCCTGCCGCACGTAGGCCCTAGGCCCAGCGCAAGGCCAAGGCCGTCTGCACGTCCCACCCCGAACCTTCCAGACCCATCGCAAACCGCATGCCGCCCGCAAGGCGTAGCCCGTCCGCCGCGACAGCCTCCCGTGCACGGCACACTTGCAATCCCCGGCGACGGGCCTATCTTCTCCCCGCGACGGAAGGCCCGTCATGCCAACATTCAAGCCTGAAATCCCGCTGCCCCGGCACGGGTGATGTCCGGAGTCATCGCACCATGTCCAAGAAGAAACCTGAACGCCCCGCGCCGGAAAGCCTCGGCCTTCCGTG
This window encodes:
- a CDS encoding glycosyltransferase, producing the protein MTPPVVCFCNTNPGWGGGEKWHLEAAIALAHRGRRVLLMAHPAGRLHAEASRLAATLPAHLPGLRVLPLQVGRLTFLNPGAIVRIAHVLHREKVDSLVLGLTSDLKAVGPAARLAGVRQVFYRRGSALPIRNTALNRLLYGRVINGLIVNSQETRRLALVNNAGLIPEERIHLLHNGIDATGFDAALKKASPAYRAGGHTLVIGNAGRLNRQKGQHHLLHMARLLADEGLDFRLVIAGEGERRQELETLARTLGVSGHVVFAGFLADLAPFWKSLDVFVLSSHWEGFGYVLAEAMLAEVPVVSFDVSNIPELVQDGTNGLLVPGPDAAPEGDAAPAAGLARAVMTMAASQGLRCRMGAAGRAHALAKYAQESCMDALESILGSAPR
- a CDS encoding helix-turn-helix transcriptional regulator, with the translated sequence MKQLLSTREVAAYLGINEKMVYALVTEKGLPGTKVTGKWLFPLHLVDAWLERNTLNHPGQPGDGETGQALVLAGSNDILLDRALRLFAQLHPGRLAAFVNLGSLGGLHALRDGLCHMATSHLMQAEGHEYNFDTAQRVLDEPPAVVNFCIREQGYLTAPGNPHGIADAGDIAARGLRVANRPHGTGTRLLFDAELTRHGVDPARVPGYGREFAGHIDVGMEIVAGRADVAPCIRAVAGLLGLGFVPLQRERYDLLVPRAGYFDKRVQLFIAMLGDPRFRSLTDDLDGYDLSKSGRVVFPGDAV
- the der gene encoding ribosome biogenesis GTPase Der is translated as MFAKIALVGRPNVGKSTLFNRLIRSNRAITHDMPGVTRDRMEGIVRGRNKRPFGIIDTGGITLDGHAAVAEGPAGIRGFEAEILRQAEEAIAECVAVCLVVDGREGLLPFDEHLASYLRRTGKPVLVVVNKVDGIEKEDVLTAEFHILGFPVLAVSAEHGHNLRWLESEMRDLLPEEDEDGIDDDAADATAVAIADADAETEDGASASETEEDITEETVEDEPEAPLRLCMLGRPNAGKSSLVNALTGTNRMIVSDVAGTTRDSVDVAFEKDGLSYTFVDTAGVRRRSRITDTVERYSVNSSLKSTTKAHVTLLVLDAVEGITSQDKRLIELLDERKTPFMVLVNKMDLVPAKAREDGKRNFRDLLNFCQHVPLLFVSAKTGYELRSIVPLAARIRRECSVRIPTGQLNRAMEEVITRHQPPVVRRVRPKFYYMTQAESQPPTFVLFVNDADRIQAPYAKYIEKSLRRLFGIEHAPMRVHFRSSHKKNSEK
- a CDS encoding lipoprotein; protein product: MRWISALLSGLLVFASLWACSPALAAPEGTNLDFTLHRLGTGGPVVLVVGGIQGDEPGGFSAATLLVTHYRFTSGRVWVVPNLNFPSIIKRSRGVHGDLNRKFATLPADDPEYPLVQRIQRIITAPDVSLVLNLHDGSGFYRPDHEDAQCNPSRWGQSVIIDKARLEGAPLGDLTGMGERAVRDVNEGVLVPKHRYHLKNTRTDEGDHEMDRTLTWFAYRNGKPAFGIEASKDFTTEYRAYYHLRAVEAFLKQAGVRFERDFDLSPRGVQAALESDVTVGFAHNRIVLPLDDVRPSLGSFPLPRDVAGTFAASKPILALVSAKGGYDVFYGNRTLTRLRPDWRDTDDALSGMTLMVDGKPVRVGFGEVVSVRERFVVQPVKGYRINAIGATAHRTDESGIPLGKRDFMARYSVDKAGTLYRVEVYRGQKFAGMVLVRFGSGPTLRKAGFLPAVAGRESDLGM
- a CDS encoding M15 family metallopeptidase, whose product is MNRRTFLAAALCGTLQLLLAGGAVAASGGVQPSRPAPAKPAPKGKAAPAAPARKTQGRVSAPQRGAQRPAKAASRARAQTVEPDLAPARAVSQPPQPLPAETSESVRDYLYKMRNFDEVHPSDIVLTPERYALMGGLVDRLDRLQRTVGHGFFYLLSLDEAMRQARRPAVGAFSRAELEFIDDVFHADAKNYGFLGKKPLSTLTSVIPQREVVKVPGMGNYLYRGDAHETWLTIQRIMGEQVVLTSGVRGIVKQLHLFLAKAEANGGNLSLASRSLAPPGYSFHGVGDFDVGQRGYGIRNFTSDFTGTEVFRKLEERGYITLRYPRDNFLGVRFEPWHVKVIA
- a CDS encoding branched-chain amino acid transaminase, which produces MVQKSETIWFDGKQVPWDEANVHVLTHALHYGVGVFEGIRAYRCADGSSAVFRLREHVQRLFSSAKILRMEIPFTEDAIFDAIVETLQRNRLAEGYIRPLSFVGAGAMGVYPGDNPVQTIIAVWPWGAYLGAEALEKGIRVKTSSFARHHVNAMMTKAKASGNYVNSVLAKMEAKADGYDEALMLDVSGFVSEATGENIFMVRNGVIKTTPLTSILDGITRNSLMTLARDLGYEVVEQQFTRDELYVADEAFFCGTAAEVTPIREVDRRVIGKGSAGPVTKHLQQEYFKAVKGDNPSYDHWLHRYAL
- the dnaX gene encoding DNA polymerase III subunit gamma/tau, yielding MSHASLTARYRPQTFAEVAGQETVKAILSRAAQENRVAPAYLFSGTRGVGKTTIARIFAKALNCTTAPTGEPCNTCEQCRKVTQGMHVDVVEIDGASNRGIDDAKRLKEAIGYAPMEGRYKVFIIDEAHMLTREAFNALLKTLEEPPARVTFVLATTEPHKFPVTIVSRCQHFTFTRLSEAGLEAHLTKVLGREGVDYDPAAVRLIARRAAGSVRDSMSLLGQVLALGESRLTIDGARGVLGLAGQELFLRLMEALAAQDCLGVANVVRELLDRGVDMGFFLRELVATWRNLFMLRQAGEAALASLDLPEDEARQWLGWAKRFEPAHIHACWQMTLEGQRRVLTSLEPAMALELLLLNLAMLPRLMPVESLRPSGGGASAPSGSAAEGPASGGAATIPTPGTQGMQGTAPAAGMTPSPAAPATPAPSAAPSPRVPWDDAAPAPRQTGIPPRPAPRMPEASPTAGSPAAPAQGDDSDTAEHTPSGPRTWDGFLEFCQGRNGQGGRLATVLRQTTPEHDDGILRLATMSSVQYERLTDAATRTTLAGLVRDYFGDACRVEVNPPTRVRRTEAELRKEAEAHPAVQLLKEEMGACILKCTPLADLRRPEDTTEQGDNKP